The genomic window ttacctagctgtgtggccttgggcaagtcacttaaccccatttgccttgcaaaaacctaataaataaataaataaacaagcaaacaaacaaacaaataaacaaacaagcaattaataaataaataaatagataaataaataaatgaatgaatcctATGATCCTAATATAGAAGTCTGTAGATATGGATAACAAATGAAAGTATTGGACTCAGATCAATCTCACCTGCCTCCCCAGATAACCAACTCCAAGTCTCCAGTGATTCCAATATGTTCTAGTGGGTCTCTTCCCTGAGAAGTCAGCAGGGTAGGCAGCCCACTGCCTCACCTTGTTGTACTGTGtttcccccctcttctttttctagatCCTAGTCATGGGAACCAGAGTTTCAGAGAGAGCTGGGCTAAGTCTCGTGGGGAGAGTGGTTATGTCTCCTTGGAAAGGAACAAATTCGATTCAGCCCAGGCCTCCCAAAGTCTACAAAGTGGACTTAGAAGTACGTCATGGAACCCTGGTCCTGCAAAACCAACACACCATGACACACCCCAGGCCTCCTCTGTCCATAGATCCACCCAGCGAGACATAACCAGGGCCTCCTCTCCCCATCGAGCCCCCCAACGGGACAGCACCAGGTCTTCCTCTCCCCATCGATCCACCCAACGGGACACTACCAGGTTTTCCTCTCCTCATCAATCTACCCAAAGGGACACTACCAGGTCCTCTTCTCCCCATCGATCTACCCAATGGGACACTACCAGGTCTTCCTCTCCTCATCAATCTACCCAAAGGGATACCACCAGGTCTTCATCTCCCCATCGATCCACTCAAAGGGACACCACCAGGTCCTCTTCTCCCCATCGATCCACCCAACAGGACACTACCAGGTCCTCCTCTCCCCATCGATCTACTCAAAGGGACACCACCAGGTCCTCCTCTCCCCATCGATCTACTCAAAGGGACACCACCAGGTCCTCCTCTCCCCATCGATCTACTCAAAGGGACACCACTAGGTCCTCCTCTCCCCATAGATCTACTCAAAGGGACACCACCAGGTCCTCCTCTCCCCATCGATCTACTCAAAGGGACACCACCAGGTCCTCCTCTCCCCATAGATCTACTCAAAGGGACACCACCAGGTCCTCCTCTCCCCATCGATCCACTCAACGGGATTCCACCAGGTCTTCCTCTCCCTATCGATCTACCCAATGGGACACTACCAGGTCTTCCTCTCCCCATCGATCCACTAAAAGGGACACCACCAGGTCCTCTTCTCCCCATCGATCCACCCAACAGGACACCACCAGGTCTTCCTCTCCTCATCGATCAACCCAACAGGACACCACCAGGTCCTCATCTCCCCATCAATCCACCCAAAGAGACACCACCAAGGCCTCTTCTCCCCATCAATTTACCCAACGGGAAACTGCCCGGGCATCTTCTCCACATCGATCATCAACTCAACGGGATCCCATCCAACACTCTTCTACCCAACGGGACAACTCTAGAACCTCTTCTACTCAACGAGACAATCCCCGGGCTGTGTCTCCTGCCCGGCCCACCCCAAAGGACAATCCTCGAACCTGTTCCAGCCAACGAGATAATCTTCGGTCTTCTATTCGAGACAACCCAGGCACTTCTACCCGCTGCATCCAACGGGACAATCCTAGACCTTCTTCTACCCAACGAGACAATCCCCGGGCCTCATCTCCTGCCCGGCCCACCCCACAGGATAATCTTCGGGCCTCTTCCGGTCAACGGGATAATCCTCGATCTTCTTCTATTCAACGAGACAACCCTGGGTCATCCTCTCCCACACGATCCAGCCAACGGAGCAATCCCCGGACCTCGTCTCCCCATCGCACTAACCGTGACATTCCTTGGGCCTCCTTCCCCCTCCGCCCAATCCAGAGTGATGGACCTCGAGCTTCTTCTCCCTCCCGCTCTAAACAAAGTGAGGTCCCCTGGGCCTCCTTTCCTCTCCGGCCAGTCCAAGGTGACAATTCTCGGACTTCCTCTCCCACACGCTCATCTCAGCTTTCCTCTAAAACCAGCCAACATGATACCCCAACTCGGAGTTCCAGTTGCCATAGTGGCCCTCGGAGCTCCACCCCACCTCTCTCTTCTACACGTACTGCCTCCCAGACTTCGTCCCTCTCACGCTCTACCTCTCTTGATTCTCCTAACCCCCCCTCAGTTGTGTGCATTGGACACCGAGATGCACCCCGGGCATCCTCACCCCCCCGATTCTCCCAGCATgaccctttctccttttttcctgaaCCCCAGGATGATGAGAGCCAATCCCCCCACCACGAACCCCCCTACATCCCTCCAGTTGTCTGCATAGGGCACCGGGATGCCCCTCGGGCCTCCTCGCCCCCTCGCCATTCCCAACATgacccctttcctttcctcccaaatACCTCAGACAATGCAGAGAGCCAATCACCTCAACATGACCCTCCCCAGATGCCACCTCCTGTCTGTATTGGACACCGAGATGCCCCCCGGGCCTCCTCTCCCCCACGCCAGTCCCAGCAAGAACCTTCCCTCCTCTATCAAGATCCCCCTGGGGCCAGTTCTGAGAGCCTGGCTCCTTCCACAAGCTCTGGGCATGATCCCCCCCAGATGCCACCCCCTGTCTGCATCGGGCACAGGGAtgcccctcccttctcttctcccccacgCCACATTCAGCCTGAGCCTTCCCTTCTTTACCAGGATCCCCCTGGGGCCAGCTCTGAAAGCTTGGCCTTCTCAATGGATTCCCAGCATGATCCTCCTCAGATCCCCACTCCTGTCTGCATTGGGCATCGTGATGCCCCACTTTTTACTTCCCCCCCACGCCAGGCCTACAATGACCCTTCCCTCCTCAACCAGAACCCTTCAGGTGCCAGCTCTGAGAGCCTTGCCCCCTCCATGGACTCCCTACATGATACCCTCCAACCAACTCTCCATGTGTGCATTGGACACCGAGATGCCCCACGTGCTTCCTCCCCACCCCGTCATTGGGACCCTCCAGGTGTCGCTGGGTATTCCTCCCTCCAATCAGGGCCTTCTTGTGCCAAGGGGTCTGGCAATGGGGAGGGCAGACGTAATCTGGAACGGGAAGAGTACACAGTGATGGCTGATCTCCCCCCACCCAAAAGACTGAACCAGAAAGAAGCCATGGGCAAGCAAAACAGCAATGCCAGTGATCGCACCCGCAGCCCTGGACGAAGTGAGGTGGAGCGAATCTTTGGCTATGAGCGCAGGTGAGCCCTCAGAAGGGCAGGTCTGGCCCAACCATCTGCCCCTCTCTCTATCACCCCAAAATAGAGGTAAACAGCCCCAGGACTAACCTGACCTTTGAGGGTTGATGGGGGAACAGCTGCAATGGGAGGGCATTCTTAGTGTGGGGAATGGAGCCAGTGGGGTGTTCTCCATCCAAGCTGGATGGTATTAGATAACTTCATCCTTCTGAACCTATGAAGAGGAAATTTCATAGGGATAAATATGAAATCCTCCTCTTAgattcaaaaaaatcaacaaacaagTTGCAGcgagatggcacagtggatagagcacaagccctggagttgggagaacctgaattcaaatccaacttcacatatttattagctgggtgactctgattgtctccaaaaaaaatgaagtcagcaagacTGAATAAAagatgagcagctaggtggtgcggtggatagatcactggtgctggagtcaggaggacttgagttcaaatccagcctcagacacttaataatcacctagttgtgtgaccttgggcaagtcacttaaccccattgccttgccaaaacaaaaaataagagagagagaataaaggagaTAAGAGGATGGGAGCAGAGGGAGagtgaggaagagggagagaaagagcgaagaagaaagagaaaggaaagagagagtgtGTAAGAAAGagcaaagagaggagaaagaaagggggaaagaggagaaagaataatAGGTAATATTTAGATTTCACCTACTACATAGCAAACTATGTAGAGCTACTATATAACAAACATGTTACTaagcatataaaaatattatctcaaccctgggagggagatgtttttgttatctccattttacacatggggaaactgaggcaaatggaggggTTTatgttatttgcccaaggtcacaaagctagtaaatgagattagatctgaactcaggttctgggTCCAGATGCCTATGAGTCACTAGTATGACAGGGTAGCCCCAAAGGCTGACTCAATGCCCGTCTTTAGAGAGCAGgtgcccccacccccactcagATCACAGAGCAAGCCCTGGTTAAGTTGGAGCTCAGTCACAAGTGGCCAGCTTGAAGAAGGGCCTCAGGAGCACATTCATAAGAAGATTACTCAGAAGTAGGGATGTTTCTCTGAGGGGGGTGCCCTAGGCACTGAGGGGCTTCCGATGGAAGACTTGGTCCAGGAGAGCAGAGTCAGAAGAGTGCAGTTGCAGTTGCAGATGGGGGGCTgacttgatgtaaggaaaaaacCTCCCCCCCAACCAAAAGTCAGAGGGTTAGGGCAGTctatatttagagttggaagggacctcatccATCCCATTGCCTTCATTTGACATGGGAAGGAAGAACTGGCCCAGAGAGAGGGCTCTATTTTGCTTTGATCAAGTCTTACAATTAACCAGAGAGCCCAACCAACTGGCCACGTGAGGAAGCTAGCTAGAGGGGGTGGGCTAGCGAGGGAAAGACGGATGGAGGAGGACCTCAGAGATGGTGGCTCCCCTTGGTTTATAGGAAGTCTGAAGCCCTGGAGACCTACCAGGCCCTGGAAGCTGGGAAGTCCCAGAGAGGTGGGGGACGAGCATCCGGGCAGCTACAGCGCAGACAGTCCAGCCCAGCCTTGGGCAGAGAGGTGAGCTTTTGTCCAACTTGCCCTTCCTCTCCCTGCATCTGACCCTCAAATGAGTCCCAGGCAGCCAGTAGCATCCCTGCTCTCctggggatgggggatgggggatACAGGGAAAAGGGGTGACCCAGAGACATTTCCAGTGCTTGCACTGGCAACATGGGCAATCACTATTCTCTCTTTCATCCTAGAAgacctgtatatatatataacttcttCCTCTGTATAGGGCATGATACGTAATGTGGCCAAAGCTTGAGACCCTAGGGCAGCTGAGGTGGGCATGGGGCCCTGGTgagccccccccccattcagtAACCAGAGCTGACCCTTTAGGTGGTGGGACCCCTTGTATGACTGACTGTACTACTGACCTCTGTCTCCCAACCTCCTTCACCTGGTGATGCTTGCATGCTGTAGCTCTCCTGGCCAGGGGTTCCCTCACAGTAAGGGAACATgatcaaagaatggaaaaatcatCAAGAGATGGAGACCTGTTCCTAGAGTCAGAAAGTTCTCTTCACCACGGAACTACTTGGCCTTTGGCGATGAAATGGATGGAGAGGGTAGCACATTCACCTATTCGCTCCCACATGATGATCCACCAGCCCCCATTTCCAGTGGAATCACCTTGGGTACTCTGTGGGAACATCCCAGTGACCCTCAGATCAAATCCTACAGACCACCTAtctcaattaaatttaattcagagTCAGAGTTATTTAGGAGATATAAAAGTTATCCTTGAAGTAAAGAAAGCCTCTGTTACAggttagttgtgtgactctggtaGAGTCACTTAATCTTAGTACTCTCAAAATTTGGTTTGGGGACCCTTGGGGGTCCAAGAGACTCTTTGATACTCAAGGATAAAATGattgtcataataataataatatgttttaATTATTAATACAGTATCAGTAGACcatataaacaaaagttcttgGGAATCCTCAATAATTTCAGGAATATAAAAGGGTCTTGAGACCTCAAGGTTTTGAGAACCATTGTTTGAGGTACTCTTTAATAAGTTACAGAGAGGGTGCCTAACTTTTCTGCATTAATATTGGAAGAAGGAGTTTCTCTTATAAATGGATAGATGGAGTTTCCTTACTGGGTTAGTTTCCTTATAACAATGAAATCGCAGGCCCAGTCCCTCTCATTAtcctaaattaaaataaaaattaaattaaagttagCTCCCACTGAATAAGAAGATGACCTAGCGGCTAAAATGATACACCAGAAGCTTGCCAAGCGACAGATCTCCATAACTACTCCTAACTACCACAAGAACTCAGCAAATATGGTACAGGATCCTCAGCAGGACTCCAGATATGATGGTTGCTCAGATACTGATCTACTAAAAAACATAAGGACAGTGCTTTTAATAGAGGTCACCCTACCAAAGACTCAATCTCCAAGCTCAccagaaagaaaagttttcaaaatatagagacctAGTAGATGAAAGCCAATCCCGTAATGAGCAGAAGGCGGTGCGCCGCAACATCTTCGTCATCCTGTCTGCAGAGGAGCGGTCCTGAATGTGCTTTTCATTCACAAAGAATGAGCTGACATCCCAATACTTCCATTCGGTTACAAATTACCTCCATTTTATCCACTGGGCATCTGTCCATGTAATACTAGgcataaaagaatattataaggGCAGCAACTTGTCTGGAAAAAATTTCTATGTGAAGTTGATTGAAAAAGAATGAGACAATTATGAAAATTCCCCCACAGCGTGATGGATGAAGATGACCTGGCTTCTGGAGCATCCTGATGATGGGACCCCAGAGGATTCACTCCCTAAGATTTTAAGCTGCCTATCTGTGTTGGGAGAAGGAGTTTCCTTCCCGAAGAGTCACCTGTTATACTGACATCTCAGGTCCAGGCCCCAACTCTAATAATTCTCTTAAACATCAAAGGATAATAGCAGGAGAATGACTTATCCCAGGACCAATTCTATCTgaactcatatgaaaaataaggtgatgatgatgatgatgatgatgatgactgactgactgacttttTATAGTTAAACTCTACAAATCCTTTGGGCCCttctctcatttgaacctcagaaCAACCCCATGAGTCAGTCTCTGTAGGTCTTTCTTCATCAGAATCATCTTCATAGGGAACTCCTCAGGGAGGAAATACTCTCCTCCAATGTAAGTCAGCCCCTTTCTCTGTGCCTTGTAGTCTTGGAATTGTCTGGGGTTCTGAGAGGGTAAgtaacctgcccagggtcacacaaccactGTGAGCCAGGGGCTGGACTTGAACTAATCAAATCAATCAGCccttcaacaaacattaattaattctGTTAAGTCCCAGACTCTGTTCCAGGTTTGTATCCAGGTGATAGAagttcaaagaatgaaataatcttgAAAGGAGATTCTATTCCCAGAacctcctggctctgctcatgCCCCTCACTACAGGTAcaattaaataatcattttagagatgaaccCACTGAGGATCAAACAGATAAAGTCACTTATCTAGGATCCTCCAACTCATAAGTGGGTGAGGCAGAGTTTGAACCTGGGTCTCTCTGACCTCAAGGTCTGATCCCGTCCctctgcccaagatcacatgactTTTAAAAGGatcaaatcaggatttgaacccagatcctggAAGAACCTATATCCTGTTCCTGATAGGGCTACATTCAAAGGTTCTCTTTAGACCAGagcttcttaatctttttttttcttttctgtcatagaCTCCTTGAGTAaaattccttctcagaatcatgtttttaaacataaaataaaatatgaataagattgcaaaggaaactagttatattgaaatgcaattcttaaaaaaaatcattttttagacAGAACTCAGATTAAGAATCCCTCTCTAGACTCAGCCGGTCACCCCTTGGTTCAACACAAGAAACCTGGCTGAGTGGGGGCTTCCTTGTAATACAGGCCTTGCTAAGACCCCAGTCTCTGAGCAGCCTGGAGAAGGgccatttttctttgtttgtgaTGCCCCCCATCTCACCTGCCCTTTTGCCCCATCCTCAGGTGACCAAGAAACCCCTCCAGCCTTCAGAACAGGCTCCAAGGGGCCGAGCGGAGCCTCCTCACACCAAGAACCCAGAGAGACGCCCCGAGGGAGACCGGCGGAGCAAGGGGGGCTCTGCACCCCCCAAGAATCTAGTCAAACTCCCAGAGAGGGAATGCAGAGCCCGGGGTCAGCTTGTCCACTCCAAGAGCCTAGACATCCCCCCCGAGAATGATCGACTAGGCCAGAGGCAATCTCTGGGCCTTAGACACTTAGGAAAGTCAATGGAGGAGGAGTGGGGTCCTCCAGAGGAACCGTCCATCTCCAGGTCTCCCAAGAGACACCTGGAGAGGGACTGGGGCGGCCCAGGCCAGGCTTATCCAGAGGGTGGGTTGGAGAGGGACCTCAGGGGTCTTGAGGGGCATTCCTGCACCAGGTTTCTGGACATGTACCCGGACAGTGAATGGAGGGGCCCCGCCAAAGAGATCGTGGGCTGCTGGCGCACACTGGCAGAGCAAGTTTGCTGTCGGCGACTGGAGAGGCTTCGTCAGAGTGGACAGCTTCTGGACTGGGAGGAATTGCCCCAGCCCAGGAGGTCTGAGTGGGACTGTAATGGCCTAGGGGAGCTCAGCCTACCCCCTGTTCCAGAAAGACCTGCCAAGGTGTCCTGGGGAAGCCTGGGAGAGCTCCCTCATTCTCAGAGACTGGAGAGGGCCGAGGAGATGGACTGGGGGGGCCTGGGGGCCATGGGCCTTCCTCGGAGGCCAGAGAGACCTTTGGACACAGACTGGAGGGACCTGGAAGAACTCCCCCGTCCTTGTGGCCCTGAGAGACCTGTGGGAGCTGACTGGGGAAGCCTGGGGGAGCTCCTCAAACCTAGAAGCCCAGACTCCTGCAAAGAGATCCATTGGGGAGCCAGGGGGGAGCCCATGTTTCCAGAGGGATCCTGGCTAGAGAACGGGGAGACCAGGCCCCCCAAAGACACCGAGGAGGCCCCAGAGAGGGAGTGGCAGAGCACCTCGGAGCCCGCTGGACTGGTCATCCATGACAGGCAGGCAGAAATGAATGGGTATGGTCCTGGGGAGCGACTACTGAGCCCCATTCCTTCAGTGGAGGAAAATGGGGCTGAGCTGGGACAGCAGGTCGGCTCAGTTCCATGGCCAAAGACAAAGCTGGAGAGCTGTCATAGGGCCTCGGAGGCAACCGGATTGCAGAAGGAAGAGGACGAGACAGCCAACAACCTTCCACCGGGCCCCCACCCATCAGAGGAGGTAAGCCAGAGACCCACAGGCCAGAGCCCCCTGGCAGACCCTTCATCTGAACCCGCCTCCCACCAAGGGTTCATCTAGGAAGCCCAGGTCATGGCCACAGgattggtaatttaattgggtGGTCCCATCATGTGCCTCACTTTCCCTATAGACACAATAGGCTTATCATtgtcctctttccctccctgggACCTTTTTAGCACACCTATGCCAGAGGGCTttcttcaattcaacaaaaatgtgtgtttggggggctgctaggtggtgtagtggataaagcacctgccctggagtcaggagtacctgggttcaaatctggtctcagacacttaataattacctagccctgtggccttgggcaagccacttaacctcatttgccttgcaaaaacctaaaaaaaaaaatgtgtgctttaaaattttttaatttctaaatttatatataaaattattataaatttataatatacatttataaatatataattatatagatttataacatattttaaaattttagttttccccatcactttaatttcctgaccactaggtgtcacagtggaccAGCCTCAGACAGCttgctagctgtttgaccctgggcccATCCCTTAactcctctgcctcagtttcctcaactgtaaaatggagataaggacatcacctacctcacagggttgttgtgagggtcaatgAGATAATTGTGAAGTGCTCAGCGCATAGTAAGcaataatgaataaatgtttgttccctttcTTTCCAAATTGATCCCTTCCCCTTGGAATAAAGAATACAAAACCCAATTCTGCAAAACCGACATAACCCAGTCTGGCAGAGCAGCCCACGTTCCACACCCATAGGCTCCCACCTTGACAAAGAAAGGCTGTGTTTTCTCATCCCTTCAAGGTCAAGGTCAAGCCTCATAATAACAAGGGATTGGTAttcagaaacatttattaaaggtttACTGTGTTCTCGGTACTGGAGATGTAGACCCCAAAGAAACCGGCCCTCCACCTTCTTAGAGGAGCTATACTCTGCTAGGGAGATATAACACACGTGTGAGGAAGGGACTGTGATGTGCATTGAGTGATTGGGAGACGGCAATGATTACCGGGGTGGGGGTCAGGAAGGACCCAGGCAATGTGGCCATTGCTTTGAAGGGAACTGGAGTAGACCCTGACCCACCTGAGGATGAAGAGGATGTGGGACCTGGAGAAGAGACTGGGGGAGGCCTCATAGAGTGTTTGAAAGAGCcattctgggggggagggggtgtttGGTTCTGCTTGACCCCCAGAGGGCAGAGGCACAGGTAGGGTAGAACTGTAGAAACAAGGATTTGGGCCggactttgggaaaaaaaacaatcagGGTCTCCGAAAGGGAACGCGGCCCCAGGAGGCAGTAAGCTGTCCAAGCCTGGAGGTCTTTGAGTGAAAAGGCCAAAGAGCATCCGGGATTCAATGGCCCCCAAGACCCACTCCAGCGTTTTGGAAACGAGGCCGCCTTGAGATTTTATTGACATGACTCCTCACCGGCACCTGGGGAAATAAAGGATTATCCAGTAGAAAGCATTCCTGGTGAACAATTTTTAATCCTCCAGAGATGGTGAGCTCACTACCTCCCAAGGTGGCCCATTCCACCCTTGCAGCGACTAGGAAGAGTTTCCTGACCTCAAGCCTGGTGGGAGATAGATGAatgtgttggggtggggggtgtaTGGGGGGGTATTGTATCTGGCTGTggatcagagagacagagagacacgaggaggggaagagaggctTCCAGTGAGGAAGAGTGGTGATCCAGCCCGTTACCGATGAGGACACCCAGGATCTCGGGCTCTTGGAATTGGGGCACAAAGGTCATCTGACACGACCTCTCATTCCACAGATGGGGAACCGAGGTTTGGACCAGAGCTCGGGAGAAATAAGCACAAGTCATTGGAGGACCCCCTTCACAAGGCCCCTGTCCGGCGGGGCTGGGGGACACACTGGGGGTCCCTGGGCTGACACTGGTTTTCTTTGCTCATTTAGCCTGCGGCAGCCGGTGACTCCCTCCTTGAGGCCGGACATCCAGGAGTGGCCACGGGCCCAGCGGAGTCCTCGGTGACTGACCAGGAGAAGGCGGACACGGTAGTTGGGGCCCTCTGGGGGGCAGAGCGGTGGAGGCGCAGGGGCCTTCTAAGGGCAGGGCTTCTTCCTCGGGGACCCAcaattttaaaaagccattttAATAATTGTATCTCATTATCACTTGTTTCCTttggattcccaagtatttgaCACTtgtaaaaacatgattctgagaaggggtgcATGGGTTTCAGCAGGGATTCCTGTTGCCCACAAGGTTAAGGGTCCCTGATCCGGCTGGATGGGGGGGCAGATCAGCCCCCCAAGGTGATGATGTCAGCAGGCCCTATAAATGGGTTGTAGACAGGACCTGGTTTCCAATCCCAGCTCAGCTCTGCACCACAGGGGTGATCTTgggcagcctcagtttcctcctctgtcaggGTCAGACAACCCTCTAAGAGGAGATTCGGGCCCCTCTGCTTCTTGTGATCATTCAGCAAGACCTGGCTAAGTGGGCACGGGGCACTGTGTCAGAGGAGAGAGTGGTTTACAAAGCTTAGGGAGACCCCGCTGTCCGCTCCCATGAAGCTAAAAGTTTCATAGGGTCTATAAGACTTCCTGAGCTCACCGAGGGCTGGGGATAGTGAACATCCGAACCCCAACCTCCCTGCTGAGCCCAGCTGCCTTGCCAGGACAGGGCAGGACTGGACCAGAAAGGGGACAACCCCCAGCTTGGTCCCACAACTAGCCGGCTGTGACCTTTCCCTATGCTGTAAAGTGAATGTCATGAGCTAGGGGTCCCTAAGCCCCCTCCCACCACTCTCCTCACCCCAAGTCATGATGTCCCTCATTCTAATCTTCTCCCTCCCAGATCTGCCTCTCCTTGTCTCTCACCCCATCCTGCTACTCTGGACTCCCCGACATCCTCTTTTGTCCTCTGTGGTTATTGCTTCACACTTCCTGGGGCCCACCTTTTGCTTGGCCCCAATGTAGGAGCCCAATGAGAGCCAAGCAGAATCTGGCTCTATGGAGTCGAAGATGTGCCAGGGAGAGGGTGACCCTCTGCCAAAAGAGAGCGCCCCTCGTCTCAAAAGGActgtgtgggggcagctaggtgtacaGGGCAGatgggtggaacagtggatagagcaccggccctggagtcaggaggacctgagttcaaatccagcctcagatacttagcaattacctagctgtgtggccttgggcaagtcacttaaccccatttgccttgcaaaaataaaaaaaggactgTGTGCTATAGTCaaaaagactcaagttcaaatctggcctcggaccctcactagttgtgtgaccctgagcaagtcacttataagatctccctgtgcctcagtttcttcaactgtaaaatgggaataacaatagcccctcccaggattgttgtataAAAAGCACTGTAAACCTGAAACCAATATATAATGTAGGCTATGAtgattaattattattatgatcataGCAGCACCTTAATGCTCACAGAGGTCTCCCTCTGCTCCCAGCATCTGGGAAGGCAAGCAGACTATAGGACTAAGGTCAGGTGGCTCATACCTCTGCCTGAGATCCAGATTCCAACAAGGGGCTTAATTAAGGCTTAACCCCTTCAATATAATGTGGCCTCCACCATTTATAGACCTAGGGACTAGATTTAAGATTTCATTGATTTAAAGGAAACTCCCAAGCGAGGGAGCGCCTTCAACTGTTGCAGGTTGCCACTCTCTCTTCAATTTAGAAGCTTAGATCCTGGAGAAATGAGAGACTGAGGGCTGTGTCCAGGGTAACAGAGCCAGTACGCAtcagaggcagaatctgaattcaggtcttcctga from Macrotis lagotis isolate mMagLag1 chromosome 2, bilby.v1.9.chrom.fasta, whole genome shotgun sequence includes these protein-coding regions:
- the TRIOBP gene encoding TRIO and F-actin-binding protein is translated as MEKVTGNGPCEHLEVNVFANSHCQSCSEAQETHYDPSIHQTYTAHPYDDEAHSGSQQVGSALVSMGVEGPGAPSSPSASERMEPRGRGELGRCQVPAGFICGIVLGPAPAYERGYYCLCWGWESGPRRGGLSISPPGGTRALTAALPGALQRISTTKETGRPLGAEAPYCDLQQGSHHPRNILCILTPSCELVVPAGPGQRPESPGLPGEWPLAESPEAQPGGQEIRGGVPYLESLTCTQLRNSSEDSQTSRATASIGPDLSPGTHCPDGTSTPEAADLDAVNQPGKPGDSEELIMMFSRHQERAQADSSRRAPSSVSRASATDPSHGNQSFRESWAKSRGESGYVSLERNKFDSAQASQSLQSGLRSTSWNPGPAKPTHHDTPQASSVHRSTQRDTTRSSSPHQSTQRDTTRSSSPHRSTQRDTTRSSSPHRSTQQDTTRSSSPHRSTQRDTTRSSSPHRSTQRDTTRSSSPHRSTQRDTTRSSSPHRSTQRDTTRSSSPHRSTQRDTTRSSSPHRSTQRDTTRSSSPHRSTQRDSTRSSSPYRSTQWDTTRSSSPHRSTKRDTTRSSSPHRSTQQDTTRSSSTQRDNSRTSSTQRDNPRAVSPARPTPKDNPRTCSSQRDNLRSSIRDNPGTSTRCIQRDNPRPSSTQRDNPRASSPARPTPQDNLRASSGQRDNPRSSSIQRDNPGSSSPTRSSQRSNPRTSSPHRTNRDIPWASFPLRPIQSDGPRASSPSRSKQSEVPWASFPLRPVQGDNSRTSSPTRSSQLSSKTSQHDTPTRSSSCHSGPRSSTPPLSSTRTASQTSSLSRSTSLDSPNPPSVVCIGHRDAPRASSPPRFSQHDPFSFFPEPQDDESQSPHHEPPYIPPVVCIGHRDAPRASSPPRHSQHDPFPFLPNTSDNAESQSPQHDPPQMPPPVCIGHRDAPRASSPPRQSQQEPSLLYQDPPGASSESLAPSTSSGHDPPQMPPPVCIGHRDAPPFSSPPRHIQPEPSLLYQDPPGASSESLAFSMDSQHDPPQIPTPVCIGHRDAPLFTSPPRQAYNDPSLLNQNPSGASSESLAPSMDSLHDTLQPTLHVCIGHRDAPRASSPPRHWDPPGVAGYSSLQSGPSCAKGSGNGEGRRNLEREEYTVMADLPPPKRLNQKEAMGKQNSNASDRTRSPGRSEVERIFGYERRKSEALETYQALEAGKSQRGGGRASGQLQRRQSSPALGREVTKKPLQPSEQAPRGRAEPPHTKNPERRPEGDRRSKGGSAPPKNLVKLPERECRARGQLVHSKSLDIPPENDRLGQRQSLGLRHLGKSMEEEWGPPEEPSISRSPKRHLERDWGGPGQAYPEGGLERDLRGLEGHSCTRFLDMYPDSEWRGPAKEIVGCWRTLAEQVCCRRLERLRQSGQLLDWEELPQPRRSEWDCNGLGELSLPPVPERPAKVSWGSLGELPHSQRLERAEEMDWGGLGAMGLPRRPERPLDTDWRDLEELPRPCGPERPVGADWGSLGELLKPRSPDSCKEIHWGARGEPMFPEGSWLENGETRPPKDTEEAPEREWQSTSEPAGLVIHDRQAEMNGYGPGERLLSPIPSVEENGAELGQQVGSVPWPKTKLESCHRASEATGLQKEEDETANNLPPGPHPSEEPAAAGDSLLEAGHPGVATGPAESSVTDQEKADTADNIQTKGKAVSPTKGRLVTSWRLPGDQPTLFNPFLISLGVLKWRRPDLLNFKKGWMSILDEPGEWKKHWFVLTDSSLKYYRDSNAEEADELDGEIDLRSCTDVTEFAVQRNYGFQIHTKDAVFTLSAMTSGIRRNWIEALRKTVRPANAPDVTKLSDSNKENTIHSYNSQKGSLKSEEQRPASEVIGRGTNRKVDGQRQSFDYVELSPLNQGSPQRRGGSIRGSDRGAKQDELERDLAHRSEERRKWFEATDSRAGEPGAGEGPRKVLGGPLTEDQQSRLSDEIEKKWLELEKLPLRENKRVPLTALLTQSKGEQRGSSGDVTEALEKEVQSLRAQLESCRLRGDGSRDPPKPHEDGHIPRGFISQEACEQSLAEMESSHQQVMEELQRHHQRELERLQQEKEWLLAEETAATASAIEAMKKAFKEELNKELGKTRSLQQGPESLRKQHQSDVDSLKRELQVLSEQYSQKCLEIGDLTRQAEERERILRHCQQEGKGLLRQNQELHSCLSEEISRLRNFIASQASSEGLGRNNERSSCELEMLLRVKENELQYLKKEVQCLRDELQMIQKDKRFTSGKYQDVYVELNHIKSRSEREIEQLKEHLRLAMAALREKESMRNNLDN